Proteins encoded within one genomic window of Gambusia affinis linkage group LG23, SWU_Gaff_1.0, whole genome shotgun sequence:
- the nup37 gene encoding nucleoporin Nup37, giving the protein MQEDLTRSPSYTVTCEDYVHVVEFSPFSSGSPVSLLAYGGNQYVVVGTCLFQEEDMEVDGVQFNALRAFHHDLRVDALAWSPESRLDRIPTIRFCTAAADRKLRLLTSDLQDQNEVKVMEGHSSYINHLVFEPTEGKQIASVSDDHTCRLWDLDGNETAVLRLRSPGMSVCWHPQEVFKLMVAEKKGTIRFYDLVTQQAILSLDCGHSGPLMSADWCLTNTIKVGAVVGNDWLIWDITRSSYPQEKRPAHKDKARLFRWSFANENLFATTGCPGKISSQVFIHHLGHPQPVMIGSSSVGSGLSWHRMLPLCVVGSDRKLCFWMTEM; this is encoded by the exons ATGCAGGAGGACCTGACCCGCAGTCCCAGCTACACCGTGACGTGTGAGGACTACGTCCACGTGGTTGAGTTCAGCCCTTTTAGCTCGGGTTCtcctgtctctctgctggcctatGGTGGAAACCAGTATGTGGTGGTGGGCACCTGCCTCTTCCAA GAGGAGGACATGGAGGTGGACGGGGTCCAGTTCAATGCTCTCCGAGCTTTTCATCATGACTTGCGGGTTGACGCTCTGGCTTGGAGTCCCGAGTCGCGGTTGGACAGGATACCCACCATCAG gtTCTGCACGGCGGCGGCTGACAGAAAACTACGCCTGCTGACTTCTGATCTGCAAGATCAGAATGAAGTCAAG GTGATGGAGGGCCACAGCAGCTACATTAACCATTTGGTGTTCGAGCCCACCGAGGGGAAACAGATCGCTTCCGTCAGCGATGACCACACTTGCAG GCTGTGGGACCTGGACGGGAATGAAACGGCCGTCCTGAGGCTTCGCTCTCCGGGTATGAGCGTCTGCTGGCACCCACAGGAAGTATTCAAG TTAATGGTGGCGGAGAAGAAGGGGACAATTCGCTTTTACGACCTGGTTACCCAGCAGGCCATTCTGTCACTGGACTGCGGGCACAGCGGGCCGCTCATGTCCGCCGACTGGTGCCTCACAAACACCATCAAAGTCGGCGCCGTGGTGGGCAACGATTGGCTAATCTGGGACATCACGCGCTCCAG TTACCCTCAGGAGAAAAGGCCGGCTCATAAAGACAAAGCACGACTTTTCAG GTGGTCCTTTGCCAATGAAAACCTCTTCGCCACCACCGGATGTCCTGGAAAAATCAGCAGTCAGGTTTTCATCCATCATCTTGGTCACCCACAG CCCGTTATGATCGGATCGTCTTCAGTTGGATCGGGCCTCAGTTGGCACCGGATGTTGCCGCTCTGTGTGGTTGGCAGTGACAGGAAGCTCTGCTTTTGGATGACTGAAATGTAG